CTCCTCGGCGAGGGCGGACATGTAGCCACGAACGGCGAACTTGGTGCCGCAATAGGGCACCAGGTTGATCAGTCCGAAGAGTCCGGCGCAGGAGGACAGGGCCACAATGCTGCCCTCGTTGCGCTCAATCATCTCGGGCAGGAAGGACTGGATGATCTGTGGGTGGAGTGATCAATGTTACATCTTAGTTACTTCGGTGATTACCATTACCATCACATCAACTTACCCAGAAGTGGGAGAGCACATTGATGTCGAACATCAGACGGATCTCGTTCTCGGTGTGCTCCAGCAGCGGATGGCAGGGCATGATGCCGGCATTGTTGACCACCACGTTAACGAATCCGTGCTCCTTGCGCACCTTCTGGGCCAGTTCGATCAGCTCCTCGCGCTTGGTCACATTGCAGACGTAGCCGAAGGCCTTGCCACCATTGCTCTTGATCTCCTTGACGGTCTGGTTGTTCGTCTGCTCGTTGACATCCCAGCAGAGGACGGTGGCGCCCAGCTTGCCGTACTGCAGGGCCATCTGCTTGCCCATGCCGTGTCCACTGCCGGTGATCAGGACCACCTTGCCACTGACATCGTCGAGCGGCGCGGGACGAAACACACCCACGATGGCCTCCACGATGGCGATCCAGAACTTGACGATCAGCATCACGATGTCCACCACCAGGAGGACGATGTTGTAGATGTCattgctgttggtgttgctgccgttgccagcactgaaagaaaaatgTACGACATTAATATCTAGTATGGGTTATACTTTTATCAATAATGCGATGTAAGCTACATTAAAtagtttaaaatatatattgttaATAAAGTAGCAACATAATGCTATGGTTTTTGTGGCA
The Drosophila mauritiana strain mau12 chromosome X, ASM438214v1, whole genome shotgun sequence DNA segment above includes these coding regions:
- the LOC117148231 gene encoding 17-beta-hydroxysteroid dehydrogenase 13; translated protein: MSKVTQSAGNGSNTNSNDIYNIVLLVVDIVMLIVKFWIAIVEAIVGVFRPAPLDDVSGKVVLITGSGHGMGKQMALQYGKLGATVLCWDVNEQTNNQTVKEIKSNGGKAFGYVCNVTKREELIELAQKVRKEHGFVNVVVNNAGIMPCHPLLEHTENEIRLMFDINVLSHFWIIQSFLPEMIERNEGSIVALSSCAGLFGLINLVPYCGTKFAVRGYMSALAEELRQKNPQNNVKLTTIYPYMIDTGLCKNPRYRFPKLFKLIPADVAAGSIIEAQRQGLEEAAIPRHFVAVEKIGRLIPRKAMRLVNDFLDTGVDTDKH